From the Clarias gariepinus isolate MV-2021 ecotype Netherlands chromosome 3, CGAR_prim_01v2, whole genome shotgun sequence genome, one window contains:
- the LOC128518698 gene encoding olfactory receptor 6N2-like, with product MNELMNYSSDIMYLSLEGHVDLEKYRYVYFVFVVTLYLMIISCNGLVIYIIFTNKSLHEPMYIFIAALLCNDLFGSMALYPKLLTDLLSEIQVISFEFCIFQSFCIYTYGASEFTLLSAMAYDRYVSICKPLQYNSIVKMSTVKILLFCCWFLPCCEVGIGSILTYQRKLCKFKLNRIYCDDSSMIKLACGDFSVSYIFGLVILSIVVFPPLIFVFFSYSRILSVCLMNPKDFRRKAIQTCLPHLVVFTTLSITACFIIIHPRLEGNMPHVFSMIMSVEILVIPPLLNPIIYGLKLKQILNRIKKIILKRKTSICHEIIKHNSTCIQ from the coding sequence atgaatgaattaatgaattattcTTCTGATATTATGTACTTATCGTTGGAAGGCCATGTGGATTTAGAGAAATACAGATATGTCtattttgtatttgttgtaACACTCTACCTGATGATCATAAGTTGTAATGGTCTTGTCATTTATATCATATTTACAAACAAAAGTCTCCATGAGCCCATGTACATTTTCATTGCAGCTTTGCTTTGTAATGATCTTTTCGGGTCAATGGCTCTTTATCCTAAACTGCTCACTGATTTACTGTCTGAAATTCAGGTCATTTCTTTCGAATTCTGCATATTTCAATCATTTTGCATTTATACATATGGTGCTTCAGAGTTTACACTCTTATCAGCCATGGCCTATGACAGATATGTGTCCATCTGTAAACCATTACAATATAATTCAATTGTAAAAATGTCCACtgttaaaatacttttattttgctGTTGGTTTCTTCCTTGTTGTGAAGTAGGCATTGGTTCAATATTAACATATCAACGTAAACTATGTAAATTCAAGTTAAATAGAATTTACTGTGATGACAGTTCAATGATTAAGTTGGCCTGTGGAGATTTTTCTGTAAGTTATATATTTGGACTTGTTATTTTAAGTATTGTTGTGTTTCCTCCAttgatttttgtgtttttctcataTAGCAGAATACTTTCAGTCTGTTTAATGAATCCAAAAGATTTCAGAAGAAAAGCCATACAAACATGTTTACCACATCTTGTAGTTTTCACAACTCTCTCAATTACAGCATGCTTTATAATTATACATCCTAGATTGGAAGGAAACATGCCACATGTGTTTAGCATGATCATGTCAGTGGAAATTCTAGTTATTCCTCCTTTATTAAATCCAATTATATATGGCCTGAAACTGAAGCAgattttaaatagaattaaaaaaataattttgaaaagaaaaacatctatATGTCATGAGATTATTAAACACAATTCTACATGTATTCAATAA